One window from the genome of Thermodesulfatator atlanticus DSM 21156 encodes:
- a CDS encoding PD-(D/E)XK nuclease domain-containing protein: QGRLDMAVLFEGRCYLFEFKVVDDKPEGNALKQLKEKRYFEKYQGKCEKIWLIGVEFSKRERNIVSFEVEEIS; the protein is encoded by the coding sequence CAGGGCCGCCTTGACATGGCGGTGCTTTTTGAGGGCAGGTGTTATCTTTTCGAATTCAAGGTAGTGGATGATAAACCTGAGGGCAACGCGCTTAAGCAGCTAAAAGAGAAGCGCTACTTTGAGAAGTATCAGGGAAAGTGCGAGAAGATCTGGCTCATCGGGGTTGAGTTCAGCAAGCGGGAGCGGAACATTGTTTCTTTTGAGGTGGAAGAGATTTCCTGA